In Curtobacterium sp. L6-1, a genomic segment contains:
- a CDS encoding L-serine ammonia-lyase: MPVSVFDLFSIGVGPSSSHTVGPMRAAVDFAERVVGLPVTSIRVDLYGSLASTGRGHGTLGAVAVGLTGERPEDVDPDAVAATLDALESTGRLTLADGPTVPFRLDDIVLHPLTMLPRHPNAMRLRAFDATGTETAVETYYSIGGGFIARDGDEEPGEDVAGTAIPVETDTVPHPFSSGAELLAACATTGLPVSGVALANETATRTEADVRAGLLRIHAVMDECVDRSVRRTGTLPGGLEVRRRAGDWYEQLTRDDPGHDPLFAMEWTNLTAMAVNEENASGGRVVTAPTNGAAGIVPAVLFYALTYVPSITPDRRDDAVVRFLLTAGAIGSIYKERASISGAEVGCQGEVGSAASMAAAGLAEVLGGTPEQVENAAEIAMEHNLGLTCDPIGGLVQIPCIERNAIAANKAVNAARMALRGDGVHHVSLDQVVETMRQTGADMSTKYKETAMGGLAVNVPLC; encoded by the coding sequence GTGCCGGTCTCCGTCTTCGATCTGTTCAGCATCGGCGTGGGGCCGTCCAGCTCGCACACCGTCGGACCGATGCGCGCCGCCGTCGACTTCGCCGAGCGGGTCGTCGGGCTCCCGGTCACGAGCATCCGCGTCGACCTGTACGGCTCCCTCGCCTCGACCGGCCGTGGCCACGGCACGCTCGGCGCCGTCGCGGTCGGGCTGACGGGCGAGCGCCCCGAGGACGTCGACCCCGATGCCGTGGCGGCCACGCTCGACGCCCTCGAGTCCACCGGCCGCCTGACCCTGGCGGACGGACCGACGGTGCCGTTCCGACTCGACGACATCGTGCTGCACCCGCTGACGATGCTGCCGCGCCATCCGAACGCCATGCGTCTGCGGGCGTTCGACGCCACGGGCACCGAGACCGCCGTCGAGACCTACTACTCGATCGGCGGCGGGTTCATCGCCCGCGACGGTGACGAGGAGCCGGGCGAGGACGTCGCCGGCACCGCGATCCCGGTCGAGACCGACACGGTGCCCCACCCGTTCTCCAGCGGAGCCGAGCTGTTGGCGGCCTGCGCGACCACGGGCCTCCCGGTCAGCGGCGTGGCGCTCGCGAACGAGACCGCCACCCGCACCGAGGCCGACGTGCGGGCCGGGCTCCTGCGCATCCACGCCGTCATGGACGAGTGCGTCGACCGCAGCGTCCGCCGCACCGGCACCCTGCCCGGCGGGCTGGAGGTCCGGCGCCGCGCGGGCGACTGGTACGAGCAGCTCACCCGCGACGACCCCGGGCACGACCCGCTCTTCGCGATGGAGTGGACGAACCTCACCGCGATGGCCGTCAACGAGGAGAACGCCTCCGGCGGCCGGGTCGTCACCGCCCCGACCAACGGCGCCGCCGGGATCGTCCCCGCCGTGCTCTTCTACGCCCTGACCTACGTGCCGTCGATCACCCCGGACCGCCGGGACGACGCCGTCGTCAGGTTCCTGCTCACTGCCGGCGCGATCGGCTCGATCTACAAGGAGCGCGCCTCGATCTCCGGCGCCGAGGTCGGCTGCCAGGGCGAGGTCGGCTCCGCGGCGTCGATGGCGGCGGCCGGACTCGCCGAGGTCCTCGGCGGCACGCCCGAACAGGTCGAGAACGCCGCCGAGATCGCGATGGAGCACAACCTCGGGCTGACCTGCGACCCGATCGGCGGCCTCGTGCAGATCCCGTGCATCGAGCGGAACGCCATCGCCGCGAACAAGGCCGTCAACGCGGCGCGCATGGCCCTCCGCGGCGACGGCGTGCACCACGTGTCGCTCGACCAGGTCGTCGAGACCATGCGGCAGACGGGCGCCGACATGTCCACGAAGTACAAGGAGACCGCGATGGGCGGCCTCGCGGTCAACGTCCCCCTCTGCTGA
- a CDS encoding shikimate 5-dehydrogenase — protein sequence MPILHKDMQLCISLAARPSNIGTRFHNFLYDELGLDFVYKAFTTTDLRGAVAGIRALGIRGCSVSMPFKEDVIPLVDELEESARAIRSVNTVVNDGGVLTASNTDYEAVAALLDSHGVDRDARVLLRGSGGMAKAVTAAFRGAGFEHLTVVARNEATGSALADQYGYAWVDTEDRAGDADVLVNVTPLGMRGDEEATLSFAPERITAAHTVFDVVAFPAETPLVRAGRQAGASVITGAEVIALQAARQFERYTGVALTDDQVARASAFSREQ from the coding sequence ATGCCCATCCTCCACAAGGACATGCAGCTCTGCATCTCGCTCGCGGCCCGTCCGAGCAACATCGGCACCCGGTTCCACAACTTCCTCTACGACGAACTCGGCCTCGACTTCGTCTACAAGGCGTTCACGACGACCGACCTGCGCGGTGCCGTCGCGGGCATCCGGGCGCTCGGGATCCGCGGCTGCTCGGTGTCGATGCCGTTCAAGGAGGACGTCATCCCCCTCGTCGACGAACTCGAGGAGTCGGCCCGGGCGATCCGCTCCGTCAACACGGTCGTCAACGACGGCGGCGTGCTGACCGCGTCGAACACCGACTACGAGGCCGTGGCCGCCCTGCTCGACAGCCACGGGGTCGACCGGGATGCCCGGGTGCTGCTCCGCGGTTCGGGCGGCATGGCGAAGGCGGTCACGGCGGCGTTCCGCGGTGCCGGTTTCGAGCACCTGACGGTCGTCGCCCGCAACGAGGCCACCGGCAGCGCCCTCGCGGACCAGTACGGGTACGCCTGGGTCGACACCGAGGACCGTGCGGGCGACGCGGACGTGCTCGTCAACGTCACGCCGCTCGGCATGCGGGGTGACGAGGAGGCGACGCTCTCCTTCGCCCCCGAGCGCATCACGGCCGCGCACACGGTGTTCGACGTCGTCGCGTTCCCCGCCGAGACCCCGCTCGTCCGGGCCGGACGCCAGGCCGGCGCATCGGTCATCACGGGCGCCGAGGTCATCGCGCTGCAGGCGGCCCGGCAGTTCGAGCGCTACACCGGCGTCGCCCTCACCGACGACCAGGTGGCGCGGGCGAGCGCCTTCTCCCGCGAGCAGTAG
- a CDS encoding PspC domain-containing protein — protein MTNTLSRPRSGRLLAGVCAGIADRFGWSRTGVRVLWVVLSLFPGPLWIAYVVLWTIMPTQGQRR, from the coding sequence ATGACGAACACACTGTCCCGCCCCCGTTCCGGTCGACTCCTCGCGGGCGTCTGCGCCGGCATCGCCGACCGCTTCGGCTGGTCCCGCACCGGCGTCCGCGTCCTCTGGGTCGTGCTGAGCCTGTTCCCCGGCCCGCTCTGGATCGCCTACGTGGTCCTGTGGACGATCATGCCGACGCAGGGCCAGCGCCGCTGA
- a CDS encoding VOC family protein: MTITTIPHVNFDGRAAEALAFWGAALGTDPVVVTYGQSGAVEDPAWADRVVWGQVASASGVRVMAFDVWPGQPYDQGTNSSYVYLSGTDADEVRAVWAGLQDGAEVRQPLGPSAWSPLAGQLRDRFGVVWALDVPAQQQG, from the coding sequence ATGACCATCACCACCATCCCCCACGTGAACTTCGACGGACGGGCCGCCGAGGCGCTCGCCTTCTGGGGCGCCGCGCTCGGCACCGACCCCGTCGTGGTGACCTACGGCCAGAGCGGCGCGGTCGAGGACCCCGCCTGGGCGGACCGCGTCGTCTGGGGCCAGGTCGCCTCGGCGAGCGGCGTCCGCGTCATGGCGTTCGACGTGTGGCCGGGCCAGCCGTACGACCAGGGGACGAACAGCTCGTACGTCTACCTGAGCGGCACGGACGCCGACGAGGTCCGCGCCGTGTGGGCGGGCCTGCAGGACGGCGCCGAGGTCCGCCAGCCGCTCGGTCCGTCGGCCTGGTCGCCGCTCGCCGGGCAGCTCCGCGACCGGTTCGGCGTCGTCTGGGCCCTCGACGTCCCGGCGCAGCAGCAGGGCTGA
- a CDS encoding bifunctional 3'-5' exonuclease/DNA polymerase → MHLVLARVDGGVTATPLTDAGEPDGGPTRLAESGLPAFVAAQDAPDVRWVWSDTARWYPAVLAAGGRVARCVDLRLGHRVLRTALATRGSALAQAPVSAWDAAAVLEARPAPATQASLFDDDLFAVAPADDDLDPVAELRAQLAAVAGATDPGALRLLLAAESAGALVAAEIKHAGLPWRTDVHERLLADALGPRVPYGVRPRALEELAAVLRERLDDPELNPDSPADVLRSLRRAGLVVESTRKWELQRLEHPAIEPLLEYKRLYRLLTANGWTWLDEWVQDGRFHPEYVVGGVVTGRWAANGGGALQLPKQVRAAVVADPGWKLVVADAAQLEPRVLAAMSGDTDMAAAGDGQDLYDGVVASGAVQTRQQAKMAMLGAMYGATQGEGGRFVPRLARAFPRALDLVEQAARAGERGEPVTTRLGRTSPVPEPAWFEARNRAYSVEGSAGMQRAVEARARSWGRFTRNFVVQGTAAEWALSWMGGLRTRLAARTSGPVTAGAHMVFFVHDELVVHAPEADAEWVADQVRAAAVDAGRIMFGGFPVTFPLSVAVVDSYADAK, encoded by the coding sequence GTGCACCTCGTCCTCGCCCGCGTCGACGGCGGCGTCACCGCGACCCCGCTGACGGACGCGGGGGAGCCGGACGGCGGGCCGACGCGCCTGGCCGAGTCGGGCCTCCCGGCCTTCGTCGCAGCGCAGGACGCCCCCGACGTGCGCTGGGTCTGGTCCGACACCGCCCGCTGGTACCCGGCCGTGCTCGCGGCCGGCGGCCGCGTCGCGCGGTGCGTGGACCTGCGGCTCGGGCACCGCGTGCTGCGGACCGCGCTCGCCACCCGCGGCTCCGCGCTCGCGCAGGCGCCGGTGAGCGCGTGGGACGCAGCCGCCGTCCTGGAGGCGCGTCCCGCCCCCGCCACGCAGGCGTCGCTCTTCGACGACGACCTGTTCGCGGTCGCACCCGCCGACGACGACCTCGACCCGGTCGCGGAGCTCCGAGCCCAGCTCGCCGCGGTCGCCGGAGCGACGGACCCGGGCGCACTGCGGCTGCTGCTCGCCGCCGAGTCGGCCGGCGCCCTGGTGGCCGCCGAGATCAAGCACGCCGGACTGCCCTGGCGGACGGACGTGCACGAGCGGTTGCTCGCCGATGCCCTCGGCCCACGCGTGCCCTACGGCGTCCGACCCCGGGCCCTCGAGGAGCTCGCCGCTGTCCTGCGGGAGCGGCTCGACGACCCCGAGCTCAACCCGGACTCGCCCGCCGACGTCCTGCGGTCCCTGCGCCGGGCCGGACTCGTCGTGGAGAGCACCCGCAAGTGGGAGCTGCAGCGCCTCGAGCACCCCGCGATCGAACCGCTGCTCGAGTACAAGCGGCTGTACCGGCTCCTGACCGCCAACGGCTGGACCTGGTTGGACGAGTGGGTGCAGGACGGTCGGTTCCACCCGGAGTACGTCGTCGGCGGTGTCGTCACCGGGCGGTGGGCGGCGAACGGCGGCGGCGCGCTGCAGCTGCCCAAGCAGGTCCGGGCGGCTGTCGTGGCCGACCCCGGGTGGAAGCTCGTCGTCGCCGACGCGGCGCAGCTCGAGCCCCGGGTCCTCGCGGCGATGTCCGGCGACACCGACATGGCCGCGGCCGGGGACGGCCAGGACCTCTACGACGGCGTCGTGGCCTCGGGCGCGGTGCAGACCCGGCAGCAGGCCAAGATGGCGATGCTCGGTGCGATGTACGGCGCCACCCAGGGCGAGGGCGGGCGGTTCGTCCCCCGTCTGGCCCGGGCGTTCCCGCGCGCCCTCGACCTGGTCGAGCAGGCGGCCCGTGCGGGCGAGCGCGGGGAACCGGTGACGACCCGGCTCGGTCGAACCTCGCCCGTCCCGGAGCCGGCCTGGTTCGAGGCGCGGAACCGGGCGTACTCCGTCGAGGGGTCGGCCGGCATGCAGCGGGCGGTCGAGGCCCGCGCGCGCAGCTGGGGCCGGTTCACCCGGAACTTCGTGGTGCAGGGCACGGCTGCCGAATGGGCGCTGTCCTGGATGGGCGGACTCCGGACGCGTCTGGCCGCCCGGACGTCCGGCCCGGTGACGGCCGGTGCACACATGGTGTTCTTCGTGCACGACGAACTCGTGGTGCACGCGCCCGAAGCCGACGCGGAGTGGGTGGCGGACCAGGTGCGTGCCGCGGCGGTCGACGCCGGGCGGATCATGTTCGGCGGCTTCCCGGTGACGTTCCCGCTGTCGGTGGCCGTGGTCGACTCGTACGCCGACGCGAAGTAG
- a CDS encoding serine/threonine-protein kinase codes for MEERLIGGRYRVTGTLGHGGMASVYRAVDEQLGREVAVKLFRIGPVDHGERARAEAEIHVLAGLRSPNLVTLFDAALDTADGDSFLVMELVPGSDLATRLREGPLDPATTARVGAQVAEGLAAVHAQGIVHRDVKPANVLLEQDGEHVKLADFGIALLRDAARVTGTGTVIGTAAYLAPEQVLGQPVTGEADVYALGLMLLEALTGKQAFPGSAVEAATARLARAPEIDQHLPTAWRTLLHVMTAQHPEDRPSAAEAAARLRALGRDDAAPATQLLPGGPGALTRSAAAAGVAGAAAGAAGAASADTATRAMPVSGASGADDATRRLPTQSAGRADDDVATTVLGAAGAGAAAGAGTGGPSGRGGGTAVPARPADGGPEDRPRKRWVLPVVVLAALLLVGGLVAAFALGGDEDGTPAPTKSSEPSQPAEEQPGETQPSEPAEQQQPSEPTEQQPSQPAQEQPSEEPSQPTEESSEPTEEQPPADPEPSVETTLPVEEPQDTGVDTTSQQGPGTPGDGAPGGGPGKSGDAPGKSGDAPGHQG; via the coding sequence ATGGAAGAACGGCTGATCGGCGGCAGGTACCGGGTGACCGGGACGCTCGGGCACGGTGGGATGGCGTCGGTGTACCGCGCCGTCGACGAGCAGCTCGGGCGCGAGGTCGCGGTCAAGCTCTTCCGCATCGGCCCCGTCGACCACGGGGAACGAGCCCGTGCCGAGGCCGAGATCCACGTGCTCGCCGGCCTCCGGAGCCCGAACCTGGTCACCCTGTTCGACGCGGCCCTCGACACCGCCGACGGGGACTCGTTCCTCGTCATGGAACTCGTGCCCGGCAGCGACCTCGCCACCCGGCTGCGCGAGGGGCCGCTCGACCCGGCCACCACCGCCCGCGTCGGTGCCCAGGTCGCCGAGGGGCTGGCCGCCGTGCACGCGCAGGGCATCGTCCACCGGGACGTGAAGCCCGCGAACGTGCTGCTCGAACAGGACGGCGAGCACGTCAAGCTCGCCGACTTCGGGATCGCGCTGCTCCGCGACGCCGCACGCGTCACCGGGACCGGCACCGTGATCGGGACCGCCGCCTACCTCGCGCCCGAGCAGGTCCTCGGCCAGCCCGTCACCGGCGAGGCCGACGTCTACGCCCTCGGTCTCATGCTCCTCGAGGCGCTCACCGGCAAGCAGGCCTTCCCGGGCAGCGCGGTCGAGGCCGCGACCGCTCGGCTCGCCCGGGCGCCCGAGATCGACCAGCACCTGCCGACGGCGTGGCGCACCCTGCTGCACGTCATGACGGCGCAGCACCCCGAGGACCGTCCGTCCGCCGCCGAGGCGGCGGCACGCCTCCGCGCACTCGGCCGGGACGACGCCGCTCCCGCGACGCAGCTGCTGCCGGGAGGCCCGGGGGCACTCACCCGGTCGGCAGCGGCCGCCGGGGTGGCCGGTGCAGCGGCCGGGGCCGCCGGAGCCGCGTCCGCGGACACCGCGACCCGAGCGATGCCGGTGAGCGGGGCCTCCGGGGCGGACGACGCCACCCGTCGACTGCCGACGCAGTCCGCGGGGCGTGCCGACGACGACGTAGCGACGACGGTGCTCGGTGCGGCTGGCGCGGGTGCCGCGGCTGGTGCCGGGACCGGCGGTCCGTCCGGACGTGGTGGAGGCACCGCGGTGCCGGCCCGACCGGCCGACGGCGGACCGGAGGACCGGCCGCGGAAGCGCTGGGTCCTGCCGGTCGTCGTCCTCGCGGCGCTCCTGCTCGTCGGGGGGCTCGTCGCCGCCTTCGCCCTCGGCGGTGACGAGGACGGCACGCCGGCCCCGACCAAGTCGAGCGAGCCGAGCCAGCCGGCCGAGGAGCAGCCGGGCGAGACGCAGCCGAGCGAGCCCGCCGAACAGCAGCAGCCGAGCGAGCCGACCGAGCAGCAGCCGAGCCAGCCCGCGCAGGAGCAGCCGAGCGAGGAGCCCTCGCAGCCGACGGAGGAGTCCAGCGAGCCGACCGAGGAGCAGCCGCCCGCCGACCCGGAGCCGAGCGTCGAGACGACCCTGCCCGTGGAGGAGCCCCAGGACACCGGCGTGGACACCACGTCGCAGCAGGGGCCCGGCACCCCGGGCGACGGCGCACCCGGTGGCGGTCCCGGGAAGTCCGGCGACGCCCCCGGCAAGTCCGGCGACGCTCCCGGGCACCAGGGCTGA
- a CDS encoding CG0192-related protein — protein sequence MAVIHEATLRPGKLEALGAWLPDQPWSGVAAGSAVEQVARFRFDDPAGEVGVETYLVRVGDGPVLHVPLTYRGAPLAGAEAFLVTEMEHSVLGHRWVYDAVGDPVYADVLRRAIATGGHEAELERASGDGTFAKEGAAAGSGTDADSPAIVEVSAHTEGAVTTIDTAHGALVVLRVLGSGGVPTGRTLTAGGASAAPTVVAVLAD from the coding sequence ATGGCCGTCATCCACGAAGCGACCCTCCGTCCCGGCAAGCTCGAGGCGCTCGGCGCCTGGCTGCCCGACCAGCCGTGGAGCGGTGTCGCCGCGGGCAGCGCGGTCGAGCAGGTCGCGCGGTTCCGGTTCGACGACCCGGCCGGCGAGGTCGGGGTCGAGACGTACCTGGTCCGCGTCGGCGACGGGCCGGTGCTGCACGTCCCGCTGACCTACCGGGGCGCGCCGCTCGCGGGTGCCGAGGCGTTCCTCGTCACCGAGATGGAGCACTCCGTCCTCGGCCACCGCTGGGTGTACGACGCCGTGGGCGACCCGGTCTACGCGGACGTGCTGCGCCGCGCGATCGCGACCGGAGGCCACGAGGCGGAGCTCGAGCGGGCCTCCGGCGACGGCACCTTCGCGAAGGAGGGCGCGGCGGCGGGCAGCGGAACGGACGCCGACTCCCCCGCGATCGTCGAGGTCTCCGCGCACACGGAGGGTGCCGTCACGACGATCGACACCGCGCACGGAGCGCTGGTGGTCCTGCGCGTCCTCGGCTCCGGCGGCGTCCCCACCGGGCGGACCCTCACGGCCGGCGGCGCCTCGGCGGCGCCGACCGTCGTCGCCGTCCTGGCGGACTAG
- a CDS encoding aldo/keto reductase, producing MKTLELPQTDLTASDVVVGLMRINDMSDEDIRSLYAASRDAGVTMFDHAAVYGGWHGCEERFGAAVTLSAAERAEVQLQTKVGIRPTANGAYFDFSYEHIVSSVEESLTALRTDFIDVLLLHRPDALVEPDEVAKAFDELHAAGKVHHFGVSNHTPGQTELLARSVRQPLAFNQVQLSITHANVITQGLVANMAGLDQSIDRDNDILNHARLHDVTLQAWSPFQKGFFDGVFLGDREQYAELNDVLEEVASAHGVTPTGIAVAWITRHPAHFQVVLGTTNPQRVRDSAAGSDVELSREEWYRILTAAGHTVP from the coding sequence GTGAAGACACTGGAGTTGCCACAGACGGACCTCACCGCTTCCGACGTCGTCGTCGGACTGATGCGGATCAACGACATGAGCGACGAGGACATCCGGTCGCTGTACGCCGCCTCGCGCGACGCGGGCGTCACGATGTTCGACCACGCAGCCGTCTACGGCGGCTGGCACGGGTGCGAGGAACGCTTCGGTGCGGCGGTCACGCTGTCCGCGGCCGAGCGCGCCGAGGTCCAGCTGCAGACCAAGGTCGGCATCCGGCCGACGGCGAACGGCGCCTACTTCGACTTCTCGTACGAGCACATCGTGTCCTCGGTCGAGGAGTCCCTGACCGCCCTGCGCACCGACTTCATCGACGTCCTGCTCCTGCACCGCCCGGACGCCCTCGTCGAGCCGGACGAGGTCGCGAAGGCCTTCGACGAGCTGCACGCCGCCGGCAAGGTGCACCACTTCGGCGTCTCGAACCACACCCCGGGGCAGACCGAGCTGCTGGCGAGGTCCGTGCGGCAGCCGCTGGCGTTCAACCAGGTGCAGCTGAGCATCACGCACGCGAACGTCATCACGCAGGGTCTCGTGGCGAACATGGCCGGGCTCGACCAGTCGATCGACCGCGACAACGACATCCTCAACCACGCACGCCTGCACGACGTGACGCTGCAGGCCTGGTCACCGTTCCAGAAAGGCTTCTTCGACGGCGTCTTCCTCGGTGACCGCGAGCAGTACGCCGAGCTGAACGACGTGCTCGAGGAGGTCGCCTCGGCGCACGGCGTGACCCCGACGGGCATCGCGGTGGCGTGGATCACCCGGCACCCCGCGCACTTCCAGGTGGTCCTGGGCACGACGAACCCCCAGCGCGTCCGCGACTCGGCCGCGGGCTCGGACGTCGAGCTGTCCCGCGAGGAGTGGTACCGGATCCTCACGGCCGCCGGGCACACCGTCCCCTGA
- a CDS encoding putative RNA methyltransferase: protein MRDDLLPVLACPVCTEPLARTAPGQAGCATGHRYDEAKQGHLTLLPARRRALTADTPEMVDARLRFLGRGHYAPVERALSALVVDAAAPGVVLDVGSGPGTYLAHALDAAAGRPGDPSAAALPSTVDRPRRRGVALDLSAVAIRRAARVHADVGAVVGDVTERLPVVDHAAAVVLDVFAPRNQHEYARVLHPDGVLAVVTPRAGHLAELAAATISVDPEKERRLHDSLTPAFALRSSEDLTWTMSLTAEDVHDVVHMGPSHHHVATDTVFAPETVTAAVTVSTWTPVR from the coding sequence GTGCGCGACGACCTCCTCCCCGTGCTCGCCTGCCCCGTGTGCACCGAGCCGCTCGCCCGCACCGCCCCCGGCCAGGCCGGGTGCGCGACCGGCCACCGCTACGACGAGGCGAAGCAGGGCCACCTGACCCTCCTCCCCGCCAGGCGCCGGGCACTCACCGCGGACACCCCGGAGATGGTCGACGCCCGCCTGCGGTTCCTCGGCCGCGGGCACTACGCGCCGGTCGAACGGGCGCTGTCGGCCCTCGTCGTGGACGCGGCCGCGCCGGGAGTCGTCCTCGACGTCGGGTCGGGCCCCGGCACCTACCTCGCGCACGCGCTCGACGCAGCGGCCGGGAGGCCCGGGGACCCGTCCGCCGCGGCCCTCCCGTCCACCGTCGACCGGCCCCGGCGACGCGGGGTCGCGCTCGACCTGTCGGCCGTCGCGATCCGGCGCGCGGCACGCGTCCACGCGGACGTGGGGGCCGTCGTCGGGGACGTGACCGAGCGCCTCCCGGTCGTGGACCACGCGGCCGCCGTGGTGCTCGACGTCTTCGCACCGCGGAACCAGCACGAGTACGCCCGGGTGCTGCACCCGGACGGGGTCCTGGCGGTCGTCACCCCGCGGGCGGGGCACCTGGCGGAGCTGGCGGCGGCGACGATCAGCGTCGACCCGGAGAAGGAGCGCCGCCTGCACGACAGCCTGACGCCGGCCTTCGCGTTGCGGTCGAGCGAGGACCTGACCTGGACGATGTCGCTCACGGCCGAGGACGTGCACGACGTTGTGCACATGGGGCCGAGCCACCACCACGTCGCCACGGACACGGTGTTCGCACCCGAGACGGTGACGGCCGCCGTGACCGTGAGCACCTGGACGCCCGTGCGCTGA
- a CDS encoding NADP-dependent oxidoreductase, producing MTALPDTMRAVRFEEWGDRSVLHVAEVPVPEVAPGRVLVKVRAAGVNPGESAIRQGVVDDHDPSKLPSGQGTDLAGTVAAIGLDVDGFEEGEEVLGWSWERSSQAEYVSVPAGQLVPKPRLISWEAAGGLDVVATTAAAAVRAVDPRAGETVVVSGAAGGVGGFVTQLLTNEGVDVIAIASESNHDWLRSKNARPVAYGDGLEDRIRELATNGIDAVIDTFGPEYVHLGITLGVPADRIETVIAFEAAAELGARASGSADTADPEILSALANMVADGSIEVPIAATFPLDRVQDAYAQLEERHTRGKIVLVP from the coding sequence ATGACTGCTCTCCCTGACACCATGCGTGCCGTCCGCTTCGAGGAGTGGGGCGACCGCTCCGTCCTCCACGTCGCCGAGGTCCCCGTCCCCGAGGTGGCTCCCGGCCGCGTGCTCGTGAAGGTCCGCGCCGCCGGCGTCAACCCCGGCGAGTCCGCGATCCGCCAGGGCGTGGTGGACGACCACGACCCGTCGAAGCTGCCGTCCGGGCAGGGCACCGACCTCGCCGGCACGGTCGCCGCGATCGGCCTGGACGTCGACGGCTTCGAGGAGGGCGAGGAGGTCCTCGGCTGGTCGTGGGAGCGCTCGAGCCAGGCGGAGTACGTCTCCGTCCCCGCCGGCCAGCTCGTCCCCAAGCCGCGCCTGATCTCGTGGGAGGCGGCCGGCGGACTCGACGTCGTCGCGACCACGGCGGCCGCGGCCGTCCGTGCCGTCGACCCGCGTGCCGGTGAGACCGTCGTCGTCTCCGGCGCCGCCGGCGGTGTCGGCGGGTTCGTCACGCAGCTGCTGACGAACGAGGGCGTCGACGTCATCGCGATCGCCTCCGAGTCGAACCACGACTGGCTCCGCTCCAAGAACGCCCGCCCGGTCGCGTACGGCGACGGGCTCGAGGACCGCATCCGCGAACTCGCGACGAACGGCATCGACGCCGTGATCGACACGTTCGGCCCCGAGTACGTGCATCTCGGCATCACGCTGGGCGTGCCGGCGGACCGCATCGAGACCGTGATCGCCTTCGAGGCCGCGGCCGAGCTCGGCGCCAGAGCCTCGGGCAGCGCGGACACCGCCGACCCCGAGATCCTCTCCGCGCTGGCGAACATGGTCGCCGACGGGTCGATCGAGGTCCCGATCGCCGCGACGTTCCCGCTCGACCGCGTGCAGGACGCCTACGCGCAGCTCGAGGAACGGCACACCCGCGGGAAGATCGTCCTGGTCCCGTAG
- a CDS encoding multidrug transporter yields MSAPDRDHLDDGVDMTFAERRHDTFRRMSGSDEHDEAPRVEVEETASGDVRIDVADTAAVRPGD; encoded by the coding sequence ATGAGCGCACCCGACCGAGACCACCTGGACGACGGCGTCGACATGACCTTCGCAGAACGTCGACACGACACGTTCCGCCGCATGTCCGGCTCCGACGAGCACGACGAGGCCCCGCGCGTCGAGGTCGAGGAGACCGCGTCCGGTGACGTCCGCATCGACGTCGCCGACACGGCAGCCGTCCGCCCCGGCGACTGA
- a CDS encoding phosphatase PAP2 family protein has translation MDEQHTPSRRAPVIGGTERERADRAVGEVDLTHWRSRAGRSVAEGWAALGRRHGALPLLVLTLLVGMGIATTATWVASEVFDAVREADDVAVLDRPVLDWMLTLRSPFLDQGVTWWTDIAGTIGMPIVALLFLVGFTVNRRAWTPLVLLVSASAGSLAMTVVGKDLIGRARPPLSDAVPPYEHSPSFPSGHTLNATVIVGTIVYLLLLRQSTVVARVWTIVVGTLFVASVGVSRVFLGHHWTTDVLAAWALGLAWLALVVTAHRLYLTALHRGAEPTPS, from the coding sequence ATGGACGAACAGCACACCCCCTCGCGGCGCGCCCCGGTGATCGGGGGCACCGAGCGCGAGCGCGCCGACCGGGCCGTCGGCGAGGTCGACCTCACCCACTGGCGCTCCCGCGCCGGTCGGTCGGTGGCCGAGGGCTGGGCGGCACTCGGACGGCGCCACGGTGCGCTCCCGCTGCTCGTGCTCACGCTGCTCGTCGGGATGGGGATCGCGACGACCGCCACGTGGGTCGCCTCCGAGGTCTTCGACGCCGTGCGCGAGGCCGACGACGTCGCCGTGCTCGACCGGCCCGTGCTCGACTGGATGCTCACACTCCGGTCGCCGTTCCTCGACCAGGGCGTCACCTGGTGGACGGACATCGCCGGAACCATCGGGATGCCGATCGTCGCCCTGCTGTTCCTGGTCGGGTTCACCGTCAACCGGCGGGCCTGGACGCCCCTCGTGCTGCTCGTCTCGGCGAGCGCCGGGTCGCTCGCGATGACCGTCGTCGGCAAGGACCTGATCGGCCGGGCCCGTCCGCCGCTCTCCGACGCGGTCCCGCCGTACGAGCACTCGCCGTCCTTCCCGTCCGGGCACACCCTCAACGCGACGGTCATCGTCGGCACGATCGTGTACCTGCTGCTCCTGCGGCAGAGCACCGTCGTCGCACGCGTGTGGACGATCGTCGTCGGCACGCTGTTCGTGGCGTCGGTCGGCGTCTCGCGGGTGTTCCTCGGTCACCACTGGACGACCGACGTGCTGGCGGCGTGGGCGCTCGGGCTCGCCTGGCTGGCCCTCGTCGTCACGGCGCACCGGCTGTACCTGACGGCGCTGCACCGGGGCGCCGAACCCACCCCGTCCTGA